The genomic stretch TAGAGAATTTATAAGACTTACATTTTTCTAAAAAGTCTTTTGCTTCTTTTTCGGTGTCAAATCGCTTATTGAGTTCTGCTTTAAATGATTTTCCTTCTTTATTAGAAAATATGGCTGCTACTCTAAAGTAAGAGGTGCTTTCAAAGTTTTGAATTTCGCGCTCACGTTCAACTATCAATCTTACGGCAACGGATTGCACACGTCCCGCAGAAAGTCCTGCGCGCACTTTTTTCCAAAGCACAGGTGATAATTCATACCCTACCAAGCGGTCCAGAATACGTCTTGCCTGCTGAGCATCTACCAAATTTTGGTCAATTGTACGTGGGTTTTGAATAGCACGCTCAATTGCTCCTTTGGTGATTTCGTGAAAAACGATACGATTGGTTGTAAGCGTATTTAGTCCCAAAGCTTCCGCCAGGTGCCAAGCAATAGCTTCCCCTTCGCGGTCCTCATCCGATGCAAGCCATACCGTGTCGGCTTTCTTGGCAAGGGCTTTTAGTTTTTTTACTACTTCCTTTTTGTCGCTGGAAATAGCGTAGCTCGGGGCGAAGTTATTTTCAACATCAATCCCCATATCTTTCTTCACAAGGTCACGAATGTGGCCATAACTACTCTCTACCTGGTAATCTTTACCAAGGTATTTTTCAATGGTTTTGGCCTTTGCAGGTGACTCAACTATAACTAGGTTTTTCGGCATACGTCAGCGTCTTAAAGCGATTTTCAACCGACAAAGTAAATCAAATGTTTTTTTGTCGAGGTATTATATTGATAATAATGCTTTATAAAACAACTGCCAAACTGGCGCAACCCGTTTAGGATTTGTAATTTCGCCAACCTTATAAAGTATGCTGTATGCACAATAGTGAGACAAAAGAAATGATGGAAGAAAATCGCCAAGGTGAAGCTTTGGTGATAGAGCGCGAGGGAATTGGCAAGAAAATGTACATCGAAAGTTACGGTTGCCAGATGAACTTTTCGGACAGTGAAATTGTGGCGTCAATTCTTCAAAAAGAAGGTTACGGAACCACAAAAAATGTGGATGAAGCTGACCTTGTTTTATTAAATACCTGCTCTATTCGCGATAAAGCGGAGCAAACCGTTCGCAAGCGTTTGACCAATTTTAATAAAATGAAGCGCAACAATCCGGGGATGAAAATCGGAGTGTTGGGTTGCATGGCTGAGCGCCTAAAAGACAAATTGCTTGACGAAGAAAAGTTGGTAGACATGGTGGTGGGCCCTGATGCTTATCGCGATTTGCCAAACTTGGTGAAAGAACTGGATGAAGGTCGCAAAGCGGTAAATGTATTATTGAGCAAGGAAGAAACTTATGCAGATGTAAGTCCTGTTCGCTTGGGGCAAAACGGAGTTTCGGCATTTGTATCCATTACCCGTGGTTGCGATAATATGTGCACATTCTGCGTGGTGCCATTTACGCGTGGTCGCGAACGAAGCCGCAATCCTCAAACTATTTTGGAAGAATGTATTGACTTGGCCGAAAACGGTTACAAGGAAATTACTTTGCTTGGGCAAAATGTGGACAGCTTCCTGTGGTATGGTGGCGGTTTGAAAAAAGATTTTGAAAAAGCCAGTGATGCGGCAAAGGCCTCAGCAGTAGACTTTGCCATGTTGCTAAGAATGGTAGCCGAAGCGGTGCCAGGAATGCGAATTAGATTCAGCACTTCCAACCCGCAGGATATGAGTGATGATGTGCTTTACGCTATAGCGGAATATGATAACATCTGCAATTATATTCACCTTCCGGTGCAGTCGGGTAGTAGCCGAATTTTGAAATTGATGAATCGCGGGCACAACCGTGAGGAATACATGGGCTTGGTAGATCGTATCAAGAAAATAATCCCAGGCTGTGGTATTTCACATGATTTGATCACCGGTTTCCCTACAGAAACGGAAGAAGATCATCAGGAAACCTTGAGCTTAATGGATTATGTAGGTTATGATTTTGGCTACATGTTCTATTATTCAGAAAGACCAAATACCTACGCTGAGCGCAAAATGGAAGATGATATTCCATTGGAAGTGAAAAAGCGCAGGCTGAATGATATTATAGTAAAGCAGCAAGCACTTTCTTTGGCAAACAACAAAAAGCACCTTGGAAAAGTGGTAGAGGTTTTGATTGAGGGATCTTCCAAAAAATCGGATTCCGATTGGTATGGTCGCACGGATTTTAATACGGTGGCGGTTTTCCCGAAAGGGGATGAAAAACTTGGAGATTTTGTGAAAGTAAAAATTGAAGATTGTACCACGGCAACCCTAATGGGAAAACGCATAAACTAATGATGAAACAAACTTTTGCTCTGCTCATTCTTATTGCTACCGCCATTTCTGGCTACAGCCAAACTAAGGTTGGTGATAAATGGATGGATAATAATCTCGCTTTTGAAATTACCTATGAAGCGATTCGCACAGAAGGTAGAATGGATATTTGCATAGCCGATACTTCGCGCGATGCTTGTATTGAAAACCTTCAGTCAGGTTTCGAAGTAAAAGTATTTGACGCAAGTAATACCATGATTTGGGAAGGGATAGGTAGCGGACGTACCAATATGTTGAAATTGCCAAAAGCTCTGCCAAACGCATCATATGTTACTATAATGGCATTCAAGCCTTTTGTGACAAACAAGAGCACGGGTACAAAGATTCATCAGGATAAACGAATAGAAATAAAGCATACCATAAAATGAGTAGCCTTCAGGAAATAAAGCAACGTTTTGGTATAATCGGTTCTTCGCCATTGCTGGATAGAGCATTGAGCAAAGCCGTTCAGGTAGCCTCTACCGATATTTCGGTTTTGGTATCTGGTGAAAGTGGTGTGGGTAAAGAATCTATTCCCCGTATTATACATAGCCAATCGCACAGAAAGCACAACTCATACATTGCTGTAAACTGCGGTGCCATACCCGAAGGAACGATTGATAGTGAACTTTTTGGTCACGAAAAAGGGTCTTTTACCGGGGCGACCGGAGCAAGAAAAGGATATTTTGAAGAGGCAGATGGCGGAACCATATTTTTGGATGAGGTAGGTGAATTGCCTTTGGGAACGCAAGTACGTTTGCTTCGTGTTTTGGAAACTGGTGAGTTTATAAAAGTAGGTTCATCTAAATCACAAAAGACAGACGTTCGTATTGTAGCAGCTACCAATGTTGACCTTTTAGAAGCTATCAAAAAAGGAAAGTTTCGTGAGGATCTATATTATAGATTGAATACGGTAGAAATTCGTCTGCCAGCTTTGCGCGAACGCAAGGAAGATATTCATTTAATCTTCAGAAAATTTGTAGCGGATTTTTCCGATAAGTATCACCTTCCTGCTATTAGGCTTACGCCCGATGCGGTAGAAATGTTGCAAAATTTCCGTTGGCCGGGAAATATTCGTCAACTTAGAAACTTGGCTGAGCAGCTTTCGGTAGTGGAGCAGAACCGTGAAGTAGACAGTGAAAACTTGTTGAATTATTTACCAGCTATAGGAAAGTCAGAGTTGCCAGCCTTATATAATAAGGAAGACTCAAGTGGCAGCGGTAGTAAAAGTGGAGATTTTTCGAGCGAAAGGGAGATTTTATACAAGGTGCTTTTTGATATGAAAGGAGACCTTAACGACCTTAAAAAATTGACCATGGAACTGATGAAGCACGGTACTCATGGCAATTTTGAAGAAGACAATTCGCAGCTGATTAGTAAAATTTACGGAGAAGAAGATGAAGTGCCGGTAAGCCCTCCACGTCCGGCAGAGGAGAAAAAGTACCTACCTATTTATAAGGATGGTGACACGGAACTGCATGACAGTACTTTTGATACCGACCATGAAACTGTGGAAGAGGAAAACTTATCCTTACAAGAAAAAGAGCTGGAGCTAATAAAGAAGGCCCTGGATAGAAGTGGTGGAAAAAGAAAAGATGCAGCCGATGAGTTGGGTATTTCTGAGCGAACGCTTTATCGTAAAATAAAACAGTACGACCTACAATGAGAAAATTTATAGCGCTTAGCATTTTTGCAATATTGACTGCTTGTGGCTCTGGTGGATATTCTTTTACTGGTGGTGACGTAGGAAACGCAAAAACTATTTCGGTTGACTTTTTTCCAAACTATGCACCAATCGTTGAGCCTACTTTGAGTCAAACTTTTACAGAAGCTTTACGCGATATTTTTGTTCGCCAAACTTCTTTGGAGTTAGTAGAACGAGGTGGTGATCTTCATTTTGAAGGAACTATCACGGGGTATGATGTAAAACCAATTAATGCACAGTCAGGATCTGATAATATTGGTGGCGGAACTGCTGCCAACAGACTCACCATTACGGTGAATGTGATTTACACCAATAAGCTTGAAGAGAAGAAAAGCTTTGAGCAAAATTTTTCACGTTTTGCTGATTTTGATGCAAATGTCGATCTTTCGCAAGCCTCAGCAACTTTGATAGAACAAATCACAACGGAGCTGGCTGAAAACATTTTGAACCAATCAATAGGTAGCTGGTAATTTTGGACGCTAATGAATTCATAAATCTGCTCAAGAATCCTGAAAAGGTGGAGGGAAAAAGTGTGGAAGAGCTAAAGAAGCTTGCCGCGGAATATCCTTATAGCCAACCGGTGCAGTTGCTTTATGCTATTCGTTTGAGTCAATCCAGCGAGTATCTTTTTAATCGTCAGCTGGGTAAAACGTCTATCCTTACGGATGATCGCTCCGTGTTATTTGATCTCTTTGAAAGAGAAGCTGATGAAGCTGTGGAAGGTAATTTAGAGCTTTCGCTGGATGAAAAACTTCAGAAGGAATTTAATATTGAAGAGCGAAAGCCGGAGAAGGATGAAGCAATTTTTCCTAAAGATCCGGTAGAGCAAAAACTGGTACATCCTCCTAAGCCAGTTGTTCCAGAGCCCAAATCTGAGGTTCCGCCAAAAGTGGAAACACCTGTTGCCAGGCTGGAAGAAAAGCCCGAGCCTAAAGCTGTGTCTCCAAAGCCGGATTTATCCAAACTTAGTCCTGCGGAAAGGGTGAAAGCTATTTTGGAGGAAAACCGCAGATTGAGAGAAGAATTTGCCGGAAGGAAAAGTGGAGAGCCTATTCATGAGCCAGCAAATCCTGTGGTGGAAGAAAAGGCCCCCGAGCCTGAAATTGAAGAAAGATCAATAGTTGAAGAACCAAATGCTATAGTTGAGCCCGCTCAAGAAAAAGAGGCGGAGGTACAGGAAGATGTTGTTGAAGATCCGATAATTGAAGAAACTCCTGAGTCGGTGGAAGAAACTCAGGAAGTGGAGGAGTTAGAGGTTCCAGTTTTTACTATTGAGGAAGAAAAGCCCGAACCTGTTTTTGAAATAGGGGAGGATGACTTTTTTAATGAAGAGATTGAGCAAGAAGAAATTTTGGAGGAAACTCCGGAAGAGGCAGAAGATGAGATAGAAGTTTCATTTGAGCCAGAAATCAAAAGTGAAGCTCCCGAGGAAAAAGAGGATGGCTTTGTAAAAAGTGCTCATTCATTTGGAGGGTGGCTGAAGCATCTTAGCGATCCTATTAAAAAAACAGAACCGGAAAAAACTGAGCAGGCAGAGGAAAAGCCATCGCTTGATGAAAAAATAAACCTGCTGGACAAGTTTGTGGAGAAGCTTCCGGAGTTGAAGCAAAAGGCAAGATTTCAGGTGAAAGCGGAGCCTCCGAAGGAAAAAATAAATATGAATCGCCTGATGGATGACAATGATGATGGCTCAATGGTGACCGAAACTTTGGCTCGGGTGTACATTAAGCAGAGGCATTATGACAAGGCAATTAAGGCATATGAAATTATGAAGTTGAAATATCCCGAAAAAAGTAGTTTCTTTGCCGACCAAATTTCAGAGATAAAAAAACTGAGTAACAGTAAATAAGAAAGGAAAATGACTGCATTGCTTACATCACTCATCATAATTGCATGTATTTTATTAATCATCATTATTTTGATTCAAAACCCTAAAGGAGGCGGCCTTAGCTCATCTTTTGGTGGAGGCGGAACACAGCTTTTTGGCGGTGTTAAAAAGACTACTGATTTTCTTGATCGTGGTACCTGGGTACTATCTATCATCCTTGTAGGTCTTGTCCTTTTTATGAATGTTATGATCAGCCCAAGATCAGGTGAAGGTATTACCGGTCCTGAATCAGAAATTACGGAAGAGCTAAACTCAATGCCACAGGCACCAGTTAGCACTCCAGCTCCAGCTGGCGATTTGCCAGAGCCTGTGCAGGAAGACGAAAACTAGAAATAGTTTACCAATATATTTAGAAGCCCGATCAAGAAATTGATCGGGCTTTCTTTTTGGCAGTTACTCAGTTTAAAGCTCCATTTACACAGCCTTTCGGCAAATGGGGTATTCTTGGTTGTAAAGACTTTTTATCCCGATACTTTTGTTCTGGAAATTTATAAGCCAACACTTTTATGAAGTCTTTAATCCTAAGTATTGTTATATCCACCAGCATTTTGGGTTTTCACTCATCAGTTGTAGGTCAAACTTCTGAATTTGATTTTCAGCATCAAGTGAAGATGGACATGGGTGTTTATAAAAAGGATGAACTTAAGAATAGTATGGATTATACTTTTCTATTTCCGAAGACTGGAAACTACTTTGGAGTAGAAATGGAAATGGCAGAAGCCGGGATGAACACCAAAAGCATTTTTGATTATGATGCCATGACTATGACTACCCTTATGGATCATCCGAGTATGAAAATGGGCTCGCAGTATGATTTAAGCAAAGTGATGGAAATGGCCACTTCCGCGGAAAGCGATGGTGGTGAAATGAAAAAAACAGGTAAAACCAAAAGTATATTAGGATATACCTGCCAAGAGTATGTGATGACGACAGAAGATGGCGGCTATGCTGAGGTATGGATAACCAATGATCTGGATTTTGAAAATGTATATCAAGCCTTTGCAGCTATGAATAAAAAGCAAAAGCAATTAAATATGGATATGCCGAATGGCTTTTTTATGGAGCTCACCTCCTGGCCTGATGGTAAAGATGGAAAGGATAAAATAACAATGAATGTAAAAGAAGTTAACCTTAACCAACCTACCTCTATATCCACAAACGGGTATTCTATTATGAAACTTAATTAATTTCCCCTAACCTAATTAAGGCCCACGATGTAGAGTAAATGCCACCCTGTCAGCAGCGGTGGCATTTTTTTATTCAAAGCTGTCAGGCATTGCCATTGGCACACTTTCTGACTGTATCGCGCAGTACATTATAACAATAAGTTTAATCCAAAATAAATAACACAAATGGCTGAAATTAATCTTCGCCCTTTAGCAGATAGAGTTCTTGTAGAGCCTAGTGCTGCTGAAACCAAAACTGCATCTGGAATTATTATTCCTGATACTGCACAGGAAAAACCACAGCAAGGAAAAGTAGTGGCAGTAGGTAATGGTAAGGTAGATGAGCCAATGACTGTGAAAGTAGGCGATACTGTACTATATGGAAAGTACGGTGGTACCGAAATTAAGCACAATGGCGTGGACTATCTTATTATGAGAGAGGCTGACATTTTTGCTGTAATCGGTTAATCCAATTCAATCAATTAAAATTTTTAACATTTAAAAATTGTTTTAGCAATGGCTAAAGAAATAAAATTCAATCTGGAAGCAAGAGACGCACTGAAAAGAGGTGTGGATCAATTGGCAAATGCCGTGAAAGTAACCCTAGGGCCAAAAGGTCGTAATGTGGTTATCGAAAAATCTTTTGGAGCGCCTACCGTAACTAAGGATGGTGTATCTGTAGCAAAAGAAATTGAGCTAGAAGACAAGGTAGAAAACCTTGGTGCACAAATGGTGAAAGAAGTAGCTAGCAAAACTGCAGATGTAGCTGGTGATGGTACTACTACTGCTACCGTTTTGGCGCAAGCTATTTACACTCAAGGGATGAAAAACGTAGCTGCTGGTGCATCTCCGATGGACATCAAAAGAGGAATGGACAAAGCTGTAGCTAAAGTTGTGGCTAACCTTCAATCTCAGTCTAAGGAAGTGGGCGATAGCTATGATAAGATTGAGCAGGTAGCTTCTATCTCTGCAAACAACGATAACACTATCGGAAAACTTATTGCTGAAGCAATGAGCAAAGTGAGCAAAGAAGGTGTAATTACCGTAGAAGAAGCTAAGGGTACCGAAACTCACGTAGACGTGGTGGAAGGTATGCAGTTTGATCGCGGATATCTTTCTCCTTACTTCGTTACCGATAGCGAAAAAATGATTGCTGACCTGGAGAGCCCATACATTCTTATTTATGATAAGAAGATCAGTAACATGAAGGAATTGCTTCCTGTATTGGAGCCGGTAGCGCAAAGCGGAAAACCATTATTGATCATTTCTGAAGATCTTGATGGCGAAGCGCTAGCTACTTTGGTAGTAAACAAAATTCGCGGAAGCTTGAAAGTGGCAGCTGTAAAAGCTCCAGGTTTTGGTGATCGTAGAAAAGCAATGTTGGAAGACATCGCAATCCTTACCGGTGGTACTGTAATCTCTGAAGAAAGAGGTTTTAAATTGGAGAACGCAACTGTAGATATGTTGGGTACTGCAGAAAAAGTAACCATTGATAAGGACAACACAACTGTGGTAAACGGTAGCGGTGCTGCTGATGATATCAAAGGTCGTGTGAACCAAATCAAAGCTCAGATTGAGTCTACTACTTCTGACTATGATCGTGAGAAGCTTCAGGAACGCTTGGCCAAATTGGCTGGCGGTGTAGCTGTACTTTATGTTGGTGCTGCCTCTGAAGTAGAAATGAAAGAGAAGAAAGACCGTGTGGATGATGCACTTGCAGCAACCCGTGCTGCCATCGAAGAAGGTATTGTACCTGGAGGTGGTGTAGCACTAGTTCGTGCTGCTGCTGAGCTTACTGACATGGTTGGTGAGAATGAAGACGAGACTACCGGTATGAACATTATCGCTCGTGCTATCGAAGAGCCATTACGTCAAATTGTTATCAATGCTGGTCTTGAAGGATCTGTAGTGGTAAACAAGGTGAAAGAAGGTAAGGATGACTTTGGTTTTAATGCCAAAACTGGTGTGTACGAAGCTATGCTTGAGGCTGGTATCATCGATCCAACTAAAGTTACCCGTGTAGCTTTAGAGAATGCTTCTTCTGTAGCAGGTATGTTGCTTACTACTGAGGCAACCATTACCGAGATTCCAAGTGAAGATGGAGCCGGAGGCGGAATGCCTGGCGGTGGAATGCCTGGAGGAATGGGCGGAATGATGTAATTCAAACATCCCCCAATATATACTCACCCCGCTTTGTCCCGATAGCTATCGGGATCAGAGCGGGGTTTTTTTGTCTTATGCCGTTGTAGTAACTTTTCCAAAGTTCAAAACTTTGGAAAAGTTTGAGAAATGCGACCCCAGCTGAGGTCGAATATTTTCAGGTTCACATATTTCTATTGAGATGCGAACCCGCTGGGTTCGGCCGGCATTTTAAGACAATCTAAAATTTGTCTTAAGGATCAACTTGTTTTTTACGGAACTGGAATATTCTACTGAGGAAAACAATTTTCCAATATGTAAGGAAGGTTTTACTA from Owenweeksia hongkongensis DSM 17368 encodes the following:
- the miaB gene encoding tRNA (N6-isopentenyl adenosine(37)-C2)-methylthiotransferase MiaB, coding for MHNSETKEMMEENRQGEALVIEREGIGKKMYIESYGCQMNFSDSEIVASILQKEGYGTTKNVDEADLVLLNTCSIRDKAEQTVRKRLTNFNKMKRNNPGMKIGVLGCMAERLKDKLLDEEKLVDMVVGPDAYRDLPNLVKELDEGRKAVNVLLSKEETYADVSPVRLGQNGVSAFVSITRGCDNMCTFCVVPFTRGRERSRNPQTILEECIDLAENGYKEITLLGQNVDSFLWYGGGLKKDFEKASDAAKASAVDFAMLLRMVAEAVPGMRIRFSTSNPQDMSDDVLYAIAEYDNICNYIHLPVQSGSSRILKLMNRGHNREEYMGLVDRIKKIIPGCGISHDLITGFPTETEEDHQETLSLMDYVGYDFGYMFYYSERPNTYAERKMEDDIPLEVKKRRLNDIIVKQQALSLANNKKHLGKVVEVLIEGSSKKSDSDWYGRTDFNTVAVFPKGDEKLGDFVKVKIEDCTTATLMGKRIN
- a CDS encoding sigma-54 interaction domain-containing protein; the protein is MSSLQEIKQRFGIIGSSPLLDRALSKAVQVASTDISVLVSGESGVGKESIPRIIHSQSHRKHNSYIAVNCGAIPEGTIDSELFGHEKGSFTGATGARKGYFEEADGGTIFLDEVGELPLGTQVRLLRVLETGEFIKVGSSKSQKTDVRIVAATNVDLLEAIKKGKFREDLYYRLNTVEIRLPALRERKEDIHLIFRKFVADFSDKYHLPAIRLTPDAVEMLQNFRWPGNIRQLRNLAEQLSVVEQNREVDSENLLNYLPAIGKSELPALYNKEDSSGSGSKSGDFSSEREILYKVLFDMKGDLNDLKKLTMELMKHGTHGNFEEDNSQLISKIYGEEDEVPVSPPRPAEEKKYLPIYKDGDTELHDSTFDTDHETVEEENLSLQEKELELIKKALDRSGGKRKDAADELGISERTLYRKIKQYDLQ
- a CDS encoding LptE family protein, with product MRKFIALSIFAILTACGSGGYSFTGGDVGNAKTISVDFFPNYAPIVEPTLSQTFTEALRDIFVRQTSLELVERGGDLHFEGTITGYDVKPINAQSGSDNIGGGTAANRLTITVNVIYTNKLEEKKSFEQNFSRFADFDANVDLSQASATLIEQITTELAENILNQSIGSW
- the secG gene encoding preprotein translocase subunit SecG, which produces MTALLTSLIIIACILLIIIILIQNPKGGGLSSSFGGGGTQLFGGVKKTTDFLDRGTWVLSIILVGLVLFMNVMISPRSGEGITGPESEITEELNSMPQAPVSTPAPAGDLPEPVQEDEN
- a CDS encoding co-chaperone GroES, giving the protein MAEINLRPLADRVLVEPSAAETKTASGIIIPDTAQEKPQQGKVVAVGNGKVDEPMTVKVGDTVLYGKYGGTEIKHNGVDYLIMREADIFAVIG
- the groL gene encoding chaperonin GroEL (60 kDa chaperone family; promotes refolding of misfolded polypeptides especially under stressful conditions; forms two stacked rings of heptamers to form a barrel-shaped 14mer; ends can be capped by GroES; misfolded proteins enter the barrel where they are refolded when GroES binds); amino-acid sequence: MAKEIKFNLEARDALKRGVDQLANAVKVTLGPKGRNVVIEKSFGAPTVTKDGVSVAKEIELEDKVENLGAQMVKEVASKTADVAGDGTTTATVLAQAIYTQGMKNVAAGASPMDIKRGMDKAVAKVVANLQSQSKEVGDSYDKIEQVASISANNDNTIGKLIAEAMSKVSKEGVITVEEAKGTETHVDVVEGMQFDRGYLSPYFVTDSEKMIADLESPYILIYDKKISNMKELLPVLEPVAQSGKPLLIISEDLDGEALATLVVNKIRGSLKVAAVKAPGFGDRRKAMLEDIAILTGGTVISEERGFKLENATVDMLGTAEKVTIDKDNTTVVNGSGAADDIKGRVNQIKAQIESTTSDYDREKLQERLAKLAGGVAVLYVGAASEVEMKEKKDRVDDALAATRAAIEEGIVPGGGVALVRAAAELTDMVGENEDETTGMNIIARAIEEPLRQIVINAGLEGSVVVNKVKEGKDDFGFNAKTGVYEAMLEAGIIDPTKVTRVALENASSVAGMLLTTEATITEIPSEDGAGGGMPGGGMPGGMGGMM